From the Anguilla anguilla isolate fAngAng1 chromosome 8, fAngAng1.pri, whole genome shotgun sequence genome, one window contains:
- the LOC118233237 gene encoding coiled-coil domain-containing protein 40-like isoform X2, which yields MDDTGSISPSQDEPETSGAVSEADQPAESGGDPEDGGSGENGEGAEGAGNGESDRAVTQETDEDVVAETKEGAVGERRDEMVGDMEEELLVLDPEHPLMKGFQAALKTHLEKQLERLENELRELRSMERAEGDGRVEVGTALYKVQEELGRVDARLQGQNKANAATSSQRQKAQDRLEDVRRDYRATVAQNKQLWAQVSQMQAEVDTMALRLLYLHGASEDMCSDLATTQTCTRKAQVEKNRAAQEKNTQDLYVDRLTQKLERLQEQTALYNARASAQAMETQVAQEGLSEAQMELDALLVEQKQLLQQWNISLLGVRRRDEAYNAMLDALRVARDQARALDTEIEGFRKSIGQEEEQNEQLTVALNSARLDCGTSRKLIARSKTQEEALLAQHATYTRMLQESEHMLEQVTVDCAARRAEAAALRALIDREVGVRRELEEKIMGKMQEQLSHGQAAKYSRQQVEKIATQKKERELQVALLEDDIAQVTLESTEVKLRAESLSRVWAELQKEMAHQQELLAHSEAEISKQDIIIERKQFAIGNYNKKIEDMCTKHEDVGGLEIRVHKLRKELEEMEAEIQGQQQSWLRQQEELVKLNQDRQTQSAALLTLQGKLTILQQKKVHTEGEIQQERREQAEVERHMNGLMLDIVKLNGLLSKNSQQSEALEHRNCLMESDFISRLKDSEREAIELQMNLERIQEEKDMLLNSLLEAERQVLLWEKKTQLVKETQLAVREEMGQGDVRFLKSEIHRMEVRYDQLMKQQARLLRELDAAVARREAIEMHCETQARSARTRPAHTESHSVLQGLRRKIQDCQKNRSRLITLQGRVRHLQAVRDGRYRSVCVGGTAPGSTAQRLSAHLQAVDSILQCVYQNCPEHRGALHLLTLAFASRRELLDPAPRS from the exons ATGGACGATACTGGCAG TATCAGCCCTAGCCAAGATGAGCCGGAAACTTCCGGAGCCGTCTCGGAGGCAGACCAGCCAGCCGAGAGCGGGGGGGATCCGGAGGATGGAGGGAGCGGGGAGAACGGAGAGGGCGCGGAGGGCGCGGGGAACGGAGAGAGCGATCGGGCCGTGACCCAGGAGACGGACGAGGACGTGGTCGCAGAAACGAAGGAGGGTGCCGTcggggagaggagagatgaaATGGTGGGAGACATGGAGGAGGAACTGCTCGTGCTGGACCCTGAGCAT CCTCTGATGAAAGGCTTCCAGGCCGCACTGAAGACTCATCTGGAGAAACAGCTGGAGAGGCTGGAGAATGAGCTGCGTGAGCTG cggTCCATGGAGCGGGCGGAGGGTGACGGGCGTGTGGAGGTGGGCACGGCCCTGTATAAGGTGCAGGAGGAGCTCGGGCGGGTGGACGCCAGGCTGCAGGGGCAGAACAAGGCCAACGCTGCCACGTCCTCGCAGCGCCAGAAGGCTCAGGACCGGCTGGAGGACGTCCGCCGCGACTACCGCGCCACTGTGGCCCAGAACAAACAGCTGTGGGCGCAGG tgTCCCAGATGCAGGCGGAGGTGGACACCATGGCCCTGCGTCTGCTCTACCTGCACGGGGCCAGCGAGGACATGTGCTCTGACCTGGCAACCACGCAGACCTGCACGCGCAAGGCCCAGGTGGAGAAGAACCGCGCCGCGCAGGAGAAGAACACGCAG GACCTGTACGTGGACCGGCTGACGCAGAAGCTGGAGCGGCTGCAGGAGCAGACCGCACTGTACAACGCGCGTGCATCCGCACAGGCCATGGAGACGCAGGTGGCCCAGGAGGGCCTGTCTGAG GCTCAGATGGAGCTGGATGCTCTGCTGGTCGAGCAGAAGCAGCTTCTACAGCAGTGGAACATCAGCCTGCTGGGAGTTCGGCGCCGCGACGAGGCGTACAACGCCATGCTGGATGCGCTACG GGTGGCACGGGACCAGGCCCGGGCTCTGGACACGGAGATCGAAGGTTTCCGGAAGTCCAtagggcaggaggaggagcagaacgAGCAGCTGACGGTGGCGTTGAACTCGGCCCGTCTGGACTGCGGGACGTCCCGTAAGCTCATTGCGCGCAGCAAGACCCAGGAGGAGGCGCTGTTGGCCCAACACGCCACCTACACACGCATGCTGCAGGAGAGCGAGCACATGCTGGAGCAGGTCACAGTG GACTGCGCGGCGCGGCGGGCGGAGGCTGCGGCGCTCCGGGCGCTGATAGACCGCGAGGTCGGCGTTCGccgggagctggaggagaagatcATGGGCAAGATGCAGGAGCAGCTGTCACACGGACAGGCCGCCAAGTACTCCCGCCAGCAGGTGGAGAAGATCGCCACCCAGAAGaaggagagg gagctCCAGGTGGCCCTGCTGGAGGATGACATCGCTCAGGTGACGCTAGAGAGCACGGAGGTGAAGCTGCGGGCGGAGTCTCTGTCCCGCGTGTGGGCGGAGCTTCAGAAGGAGATGGCCCATCAGCAGGAGCTGCTGGCCCACAGCGAGGCCGAGATCAGCAAGCAGGACATCATCATCGAGCGCAAGCAGTTCGCCATCGGCAACTACAACAAGAAGATCGAGGATATGTGCACCAAG cACGAGGACGTGGGTGGGCTGGAGATTCGTGTGCATAAGCTGCgtaaggagctggaggagatggaggcGGAGATCCAGGGCCAGCAGCAGTCCTGGCTCcgccagcaggaggagctggttaAACTCAACCAGGACAGGCAGACCCAGAGCGCCGCCCTGCTGACCCTGCAGGGGAAGCTCACCATCCTGCAGCAGAAGAAAGTGCACACTGAGG GTGAGATCCAGCAGGAGCGCAGGGAGCAGGCGGAGGTGGAGAGGCACATGAACGGCCTGATGCTGGACATCGTGAAGCTCAACGGCCTGCTCAGCAAGAACAGCCAGCAGAGCGAAGCCCTGGAGCACCGCAACTGCCTCATGGAGAGCGACTTCATCAGCAGGCTGAAG GATTCAGAAAGGGAGGCCATTGAATTGCAGATGAATCTGGAGAGGATCCAAGAAGAGAAGGACATGCTCCTCAACAGCCTACTGGAGGccga GCGGCAGGTGCTCCTGTGGGAGAAGAAGACGCAGCTGGTGAAGGAGACTCAGCTGGCAGTCAGGGAGGAGATGGGACAGGGAGACGTCCGCTTCCTCAAGTCTGAGATTCACCGCATGGAG GTGCGGTACGATCAGTTGATGAAGCAGCAGGCCCGGTTGCTAAGGGAGCTGGATGCGGCGGTTGCTAGGCGGGAGGCCATAGAGATGCACTGTGAGACCCAGGCCCGGTCCGCCCGGACCCGCCCCGCCCACACTGAGTCCCACAGCGTCCTGCAGGGCCTGCGCAGGAAGATACAGGACTGCCAGAAG aaCCGGTCCCGGTTGATCACGCTGCAGGGGCGTGTCCGGCACCTGCAGGCGGTTCGGGACGGGCGGTACCGGTCCGTGTGCGTGGGCGGGACAGCCCCGGGCTCCACCGCCCAGCGCCTGAGTGCCCACCTGCAGGCGGTGGACTCCATCCTGCAGTGCGTCTACCAGAACTGCCCCGAACACCGGGGGGCGCTGCACCTCCTCACCCTGGCCTTCGCCTCCCGCCGGGAGCTCCtcgaccccgccccccgctcctga
- the LOC118233237 gene encoding coiled-coil domain-containing protein 40-like isoform X1, whose product MDDTGSISPSQDEPETSGAVSEADQPAESGGDPEDGGSGENGEGAEGAGNGESDRAVTQETDEDVVAETKEGAVGERRDEMVGDMEEELLVLDPEHPLMKGFQAALKTHLEKQLERLENELRELRSMERAEGDGRVEVGTALYKVQEELGRVDARLQGQNKANAATSSQRQKAQDRLEDVRRDYRATVAQNKQLWAQVSQMQAEVDTMALRLLYLHGASEDMCSDLATTQTCTRKAQVEKNRAAQEKNTQDLYVDRLTQKLERLQEQTALYNARASAQAMETQVAQEGLSEAQMELDALLVEQKQLLQQWNISLLGVRRRDEAYNAMLDALRVARDQARALDTEIEGFRKSIGQEEEQNEQLTVALNSARLDCGTSRKLIARSKTQEEALLAQHATYTRMLQESEHMLEQVTVDCAARRAEAAALRALIDREVGVRRELEEKIMGKMQEQLSHGQAAKYSRQQVEKIATQKKERELQVALLEDDIAQVTLESTEVKLRAESLSRVWAELQKEMAHQQELLAHSEAEISKQDIIIERKQFAIGNYNKKIEDMCTKHEDVGGLEIRVHKLRKELEEMEAEIQGQQQSWLRQQEELVKLNQDRQTQSAALLTLQGKLTILQQKKVHTEGEIQQERREQAEVERHMNGLMLDIVKLNGLLSKNSQQSEALEHRNCLMESDFISRLKDSEREAIELQMNLERIQEEKDMLLNSLLEAERQVLLWEKKTQLVKETQLAVREEMGQGDVRFLKSEIHRMEVRYDQLMKQQARLLRELDAAVARREAIEMHCETQARSARTRPAHTESHSVLQGLRRKIQDCQKKCKECEGVVVELQDTQRGLRSTLSQKQKQLAELRSTCDTVDTELRSLQDAKEKNRSRLITLQGRVRHLQAVRDGRYRSVCVGGTAPGSTAQRLSAHLQAVDSILQCVYQNCPEHRGALHLLTLAFASRRELLDPAPRS is encoded by the exons ATGGACGATACTGGCAG TATCAGCCCTAGCCAAGATGAGCCGGAAACTTCCGGAGCCGTCTCGGAGGCAGACCAGCCAGCCGAGAGCGGGGGGGATCCGGAGGATGGAGGGAGCGGGGAGAACGGAGAGGGCGCGGAGGGCGCGGGGAACGGAGAGAGCGATCGGGCCGTGACCCAGGAGACGGACGAGGACGTGGTCGCAGAAACGAAGGAGGGTGCCGTcggggagaggagagatgaaATGGTGGGAGACATGGAGGAGGAACTGCTCGTGCTGGACCCTGAGCAT CCTCTGATGAAAGGCTTCCAGGCCGCACTGAAGACTCATCTGGAGAAACAGCTGGAGAGGCTGGAGAATGAGCTGCGTGAGCTG cggTCCATGGAGCGGGCGGAGGGTGACGGGCGTGTGGAGGTGGGCACGGCCCTGTATAAGGTGCAGGAGGAGCTCGGGCGGGTGGACGCCAGGCTGCAGGGGCAGAACAAGGCCAACGCTGCCACGTCCTCGCAGCGCCAGAAGGCTCAGGACCGGCTGGAGGACGTCCGCCGCGACTACCGCGCCACTGTGGCCCAGAACAAACAGCTGTGGGCGCAGG tgTCCCAGATGCAGGCGGAGGTGGACACCATGGCCCTGCGTCTGCTCTACCTGCACGGGGCCAGCGAGGACATGTGCTCTGACCTGGCAACCACGCAGACCTGCACGCGCAAGGCCCAGGTGGAGAAGAACCGCGCCGCGCAGGAGAAGAACACGCAG GACCTGTACGTGGACCGGCTGACGCAGAAGCTGGAGCGGCTGCAGGAGCAGACCGCACTGTACAACGCGCGTGCATCCGCACAGGCCATGGAGACGCAGGTGGCCCAGGAGGGCCTGTCTGAG GCTCAGATGGAGCTGGATGCTCTGCTGGTCGAGCAGAAGCAGCTTCTACAGCAGTGGAACATCAGCCTGCTGGGAGTTCGGCGCCGCGACGAGGCGTACAACGCCATGCTGGATGCGCTACG GGTGGCACGGGACCAGGCCCGGGCTCTGGACACGGAGATCGAAGGTTTCCGGAAGTCCAtagggcaggaggaggagcagaacgAGCAGCTGACGGTGGCGTTGAACTCGGCCCGTCTGGACTGCGGGACGTCCCGTAAGCTCATTGCGCGCAGCAAGACCCAGGAGGAGGCGCTGTTGGCCCAACACGCCACCTACACACGCATGCTGCAGGAGAGCGAGCACATGCTGGAGCAGGTCACAGTG GACTGCGCGGCGCGGCGGGCGGAGGCTGCGGCGCTCCGGGCGCTGATAGACCGCGAGGTCGGCGTTCGccgggagctggaggagaagatcATGGGCAAGATGCAGGAGCAGCTGTCACACGGACAGGCCGCCAAGTACTCCCGCCAGCAGGTGGAGAAGATCGCCACCCAGAAGaaggagagg gagctCCAGGTGGCCCTGCTGGAGGATGACATCGCTCAGGTGACGCTAGAGAGCACGGAGGTGAAGCTGCGGGCGGAGTCTCTGTCCCGCGTGTGGGCGGAGCTTCAGAAGGAGATGGCCCATCAGCAGGAGCTGCTGGCCCACAGCGAGGCCGAGATCAGCAAGCAGGACATCATCATCGAGCGCAAGCAGTTCGCCATCGGCAACTACAACAAGAAGATCGAGGATATGTGCACCAAG cACGAGGACGTGGGTGGGCTGGAGATTCGTGTGCATAAGCTGCgtaaggagctggaggagatggaggcGGAGATCCAGGGCCAGCAGCAGTCCTGGCTCcgccagcaggaggagctggttaAACTCAACCAGGACAGGCAGACCCAGAGCGCCGCCCTGCTGACCCTGCAGGGGAAGCTCACCATCCTGCAGCAGAAGAAAGTGCACACTGAGG GTGAGATCCAGCAGGAGCGCAGGGAGCAGGCGGAGGTGGAGAGGCACATGAACGGCCTGATGCTGGACATCGTGAAGCTCAACGGCCTGCTCAGCAAGAACAGCCAGCAGAGCGAAGCCCTGGAGCACCGCAACTGCCTCATGGAGAGCGACTTCATCAGCAGGCTGAAG GATTCAGAAAGGGAGGCCATTGAATTGCAGATGAATCTGGAGAGGATCCAAGAAGAGAAGGACATGCTCCTCAACAGCCTACTGGAGGccga GCGGCAGGTGCTCCTGTGGGAGAAGAAGACGCAGCTGGTGAAGGAGACTCAGCTGGCAGTCAGGGAGGAGATGGGACAGGGAGACGTCCGCTTCCTCAAGTCTGAGATTCACCGCATGGAG GTGCGGTACGATCAGTTGATGAAGCAGCAGGCCCGGTTGCTAAGGGAGCTGGATGCGGCGGTTGCTAGGCGGGAGGCCATAGAGATGCACTGTGAGACCCAGGCCCGGTCCGCCCGGACCCGCCCCGCCCACACTGAGTCCCACAGCGTCCTGCAGGGCCTGCGCAGGAAGATACAGGACTGCCAGAAG aagtgtaaggagtgtgagggtgtggtcgtggagctgcaggacacacagaggGGGCTGCGCTCCACCCTGTCccagaagcagaagcagctgGCCGAGCTGCGCAGCACCTGTGACACGGTGGACACAGAACTGCGCAGCCTGCAGGACGCCAAGGAGAAG aaCCGGTCCCGGTTGATCACGCTGCAGGGGCGTGTCCGGCACCTGCAGGCGGTTCGGGACGGGCGGTACCGGTCCGTGTGCGTGGGCGGGACAGCCCCGGGCTCCACCGCCCAGCGCCTGAGTGCCCACCTGCAGGCGGTGGACTCCATCCTGCAGTGCGTCTACCAGAACTGCCCCGAACACCGGGGGGCGCTGCACCTCCTCACCCTGGCCTTCGCCTCCCGCCGGGAGCTCCtcgaccccgccccccgctcctga